In Ailuropoda melanoleuca isolate Jingjing chromosome 4, ASM200744v2, whole genome shotgun sequence, the following proteins share a genomic window:
- the CFD gene encoding complement factor D, protein MAGRLAHLVTLALLGAALCAAQPRGRILGGREAVSHARPYMASVQVNGKHVCGGFLVSEQWVLSAAHCLEDAAGGKVQVLLGAHSLSQPEPSKRLYDVLRAVPHPDSRPDTIDHDLLLLKLSDKAELGPAVQLLPWQREDRDVAAGTLCDVAGWGVVTHAGRRPDRLQYLSLPVLDRATCNLRTYHDGTITERMMCAESHRRDTCKGDSGGPLVCGGVAEAVVTSGSRVCGNRKKPGIYTRVASYAAWIDGVLAEGAAA, encoded by the exons ATGGCAGGCCGTTTGGCACACCTCGTGACCCTGGCCCTCCTAGGAGCAGCCCTATGTG cgGCGCAGCCCCGTGGGCGGATCCTGGGCGGCCGCGAGGCCGTGTCCCACGCGCGGCCCTACATGGCGTCGGTGCAGGTGAACGGCAAGCACGTGTGCGGCGGCTTCCTGGTGTCCGAGCAGTGGGTGCTGAGCGCAGCGCACTGCCTGGAGGACGC GGCCGGCGGGAAGGTGCAGGTGCTCTTGGGCGCACACTCCCTGTCGCAGCCGGAGCCCTCCAAGCGCCTGTACGACGTGCTCCGCGCAGTGCCCCACCCAGACAGCCGGCCCGACACCATCGACCACGACCTCCTCCTGCTGAAG CTGTCAGATAAGGCCGAGCTGGGCCCCGCCGTGCAGCTCCTGCCCTGGCAGCGCGAGGACCGCGACGTGGCGGCCGGCACGCTCTGCGACGTGGCCGGCTGGGGTGTGGTCACCCACGCGGGCCGCCGGCCAGACCGCCTGCAGTACCTGTCCCTGCCGGTGCTCGACCGCGCCACCTGCAACCTGCGCACGTACCACGACGGCACCATCACCGAGCGCATGATGTGTGCCGAGAGCCACCGCCGAGACACCTGCAAG GGCGACTCCGGGGGCCCGCTGGTGTGCGGCGGCGTGGCCGAAGCCGTGGTCACTTCGGGCTCGCGCGTGTGCGGCAACCGTAAGAAGCCTGGGATCTACACGCGCGTGGCGAGCTACGCGGCCTGGATCGACGGCGTGCTGGCCGAGGGCGCGGCCGCCTGA
- the LOC105234312 gene encoding neutrophil elastase-like, with product MTPSRSIALVPVLLAMLLGGPALASEIVGGRPAQPHAWPFMVSLQRRGGHFCGATLIAPNFVMSAAHCVDGLNFRSVVAVLGAHDLGQREPTRQTFRIQRVFENGFNPQSLLNDIVILQLNRSATINSNVQVARLPAQNQGVGSGVRCLAMGWGQLGTTRPPPRILQELNVTVVTTLCRRANVCTLVPRRQAGICFGDSGGPLVCNGLVQGIDSFIRGRCGSGFYPDAFAPVAQFADWINSIIQRRDHHPSPHPRHPASRTL from the exons ATGACCCCAAGCCGCAGCATTGCCCTCGTCCCGGTGCTGCTGGCCATGCTGCTGGGTG GCCCAGCGCTGGCCTCGGAGATCGTGGGCGgccggccagcccagccccacgcGTGGCCCTTCATGGTCTCCCTACAGCGGCGTGGAGGTCACTTCTGCGGTGCCACCCTCATCGCCCCCAACTTCGTCATGTCGGCTGCCCACTGCGTGGACGGCTT GAACTTCCGGTCGGTGGTGGCGGTGCTGGGGGCGCATGACCTGGGGCAGCGTGAGCCCACCAGGCAAACATTCCGCATCCAGCGGGTCTTTGAAAACGGCTTCAACCCCCAGAGCCTGCTGAATGACATCGTGATTCTCCAG CTCAACAGGTCGGCCACCATCAACAGCAACGTGCAGGTGGCCAGGCTGCCTGCCCagaatcaaggtgtgggcagtgGGGTACGCTGCCTGGCCATGGGCTGGGGCCAGCTGGGCACCACCCGGCCACCGCCCAGGATCCTGCAGGAGCTCAACGTGACCGTGGTGACCACCCTGTGCCGCCGTGCCAACGTGTGCACGCTGGTGCCCCGCCGGCAGGCCGGCATTTGCTTT GGGGACTCCGGCGGGCCCCTGGTCTGCAACGGGCTGGTCCAGGGCATCGACTCCTTCATCCGCGGACGCTGTGGCTCCGGGTTCTACCCAGACGCCTTTGCTCCCGTCGCACAGTTCGCGGACTGGATCAACTCCATCATCCAACGCAGGGAccaccatccctccccccacccgcggCACCCAGCCAGCAGGACCCTCTAG